In Eupeodes corollae chromosome 3, idEupCoro1.1, whole genome shotgun sequence, a single genomic region encodes these proteins:
- the LOC129952059 gene encoding sarcoplasmic calcium-binding protein, alpha chain — translation MAYTWENRVDFVVRYMYDIDNNGYLDQKDFECMAVRACVIEGKGDCNANRLAEYQHIMKNLWEELSDLADFDKDGKISTAEFKDAVQKTCVGKKYDEFPQAMKAFIEANFKMLDINSDGIIGIEEYRYNCITRIAVDDVASIDKAFESLLSDDDRKRGGLNVTRYKELYSQFLGNPGADHPAVYLFGPL, via the exons acaTCGACAACAATGGCTATCTCGACCAGAAGGATTTCGAATGTATGGCTGTTCGGGCGTGTGTCATCGAGGGCAAAGGCGACTGCAACGCCAATCGGTTGGCGGAATACCAGCATATCATGAAGAACTTATGGGAGGAATTATCGGATTTAGCCGATTTTGACAAG GATGGTAAAATTTCAACTGCCGAATTCAAAGATGCTGTCCAAAAAACCTGCGTTGGAAAAAAATACGATGAATTTCcacaa gcAATGAAAGCATTTATTGAAGCCAATTTCAAAATGCTTGACATCAATAGTGATGGAATTATTGGTATTGAAGAATACCGTTATAACTGCATTACAAGAATAGCTGTCGATGATGTAGCATCAATTGATAAAGCATTCGAAAGCCTTTTAAGC GATGATGATCGTAAACGTGGCGGGCTTAATGTTACCAGATATAAGGAACTTTACAGCCAATTCTTGGGAAATCCCGGTGCTGACCATCCAGCTGTTTATCTATTTGGgcctttataa